The following proteins are encoded in a genomic region of Bernardetia sp. MNP-M8:
- a CDS encoding T9SS type A sorting domain-containing protein — MLRHLTKIKSISSKSPFKYLKWKVLSVIILLFFSSTAIFAQNRYVATTGSNAGANDCTTLGSPCQTIAYAITQANTGDQINVAAGTYTANNTIITKEVSIVGTGNGTNPAIDVIIDPANNSSTGFNVQASNVTIRNMRIQGAGYGIQISDVTVSDILLEDLAVTNHNNIGIFVQSQATGGIGIDNVTINNSTFSANGTGDPGNGDISFFKFNRNASLSNITVTDGTGHIGLQIRGWDNGSANPILRYASFLPAGVVALNNVSIEGSYKRLSSPTTIAGAPMYISGYSSDLDNISFTDVELTSVASDNTYLRACLYVSEMIATQNLNLGNTKFTLKGITPFAPTTNNGYIFNNTQVIYINATASPFYFELLLLNKNDFAQAFFIEDYILHGTDANYITDANPFSSLGGFVEFNTGHAYTTLNSFAIGLNTEPNIGRAVECVQDGFTIVIQKNGLNALGNPYDEYALPFTVNKTLTFQTDAANYKETTIKDITMDGTGKTLTFEGNFGISEKLSMQDGDVVVPVGANFALRSTATNTALIFNASPINTVQGNVIAERYIPQSSTIPSFGGGGYDAQAYHLFSSPFSDATISQFGDDMSLVLNTAYNTAPEPAFVRPFPNFFQFEETNNNVITSAYYNAFISNYKVPTTPNLLPAKGYQANIATQQIIDLNGTLNNGTQSIGVTNSGGQGYNLIGNPYPSPISWTALYNLNNTLLSSEVQFDIPVSQYNGNFASYTASGVSNNGGTNEIASMQGFFVRANTSGTVNIDNSIRLTTDARFYKTTGIENTKQGLIRLAIEKGGMADETTIYFQEGATPNYDNGFDAGKLHKMNSKFSTLYSYNENEEQTEYFSINGLGNFDKEQKLPLAMNIVVEGEYQISLRTLKYFHSSHEVYLYDSLTNTLHNLRQDGNYKFSVKAGTEIKRFVLLFKADASKDFFKNEKVVVYPNPTSNEFSYSLKTEREGNCTVRLFDATGKLIIEENKTKEGAFLEGTINLQNQPLGLYLLQVSDSEKTSTVRIVKE, encoded by the coding sequence ATGTTACGACATTTAACAAAAATCAAATCAATATCTTCAAAAAGTCCTTTTAAATACTTAAAATGGAAAGTTCTAAGTGTAATAATCCTCTTATTTTTTAGTTCAACAGCCATTTTTGCCCAAAACCGTTATGTAGCCACTACAGGTAGTAATGCAGGTGCTAATGATTGTACAACACTTGGTTCTCCCTGTCAGACAATTGCTTATGCAATAACTCAAGCAAATACTGGTGATCAAATAAATGTCGCAGCAGGAACATATACAGCAAATAATACCATTATTACTAAAGAAGTTTCTATAGTAGGCACAGGAAATGGAACAAATCCTGCCATAGATGTAATCATTGATCCTGCTAATAATTCAAGTACTGGTTTTAATGTACAAGCCTCTAATGTAACCATTCGCAATATGCGTATTCAAGGTGCAGGCTATGGAATACAAATAAGTGATGTAACTGTAAGCGATATTCTTTTAGAAGATTTAGCTGTTACTAATCATAATAACATCGGGATTTTTGTTCAATCCCAAGCTACTGGTGGAATAGGTATTGATAATGTAACAATAAATAACTCTACTTTTTCAGCAAATGGAACAGGAGATCCAGGAAATGGAGATATTTCTTTCTTTAAATTTAATAGAAATGCTAGTCTTTCTAATATCACAGTAACTGATGGAACAGGACATATAGGACTTCAAATAAGAGGTTGGGACAATGGAAGTGCAAACCCTATTTTGCGTTACGCAAGTTTTTTACCTGCTGGAGTTGTTGCACTAAATAATGTCAGTATAGAAGGAAGTTATAAACGACTTTCTTCTCCTACAACAATTGCTGGAGCTCCTATGTATATTTCAGGTTATTCTTCTGATTTGGACAATATCTCCTTCACAGATGTAGAACTTACTTCAGTAGCTTCAGATAATACCTATTTAAGAGCCTGTCTGTATGTTTCAGAGATGATTGCAACACAAAATCTTAATTTAGGAAATACTAAATTTACTTTAAAAGGGATTACACCATTTGCTCCTACTACCAATAATGGATATATATTTAATAACACTCAAGTAATTTATATTAATGCCACAGCTTCTCCTTTTTATTTTGAACTTCTTTTATTAAATAAAAATGATTTTGCTCAAGCTTTTTTTATAGAAGATTATATTCTTCATGGAACAGATGCAAATTATATAACTGATGCAAACCCATTTTCTTCTTTGGGTGGTTTTGTAGAGTTTAATACAGGACATGCATATACTACTCTTAATTCTTTTGCTATAGGACTAAATACTGAACCAAATATTGGTCGTGCTGTTGAGTGTGTTCAAGATGGTTTTACTATTGTAATTCAAAAAAATGGACTCAATGCTCTAGGAAATCCATACGATGAATATGCACTTCCTTTTACTGTAAACAAAACACTTACTTTTCAAACAGATGCAGCCAATTATAAAGAAACAACTATCAAAGATATTACAATGGATGGAACAGGGAAAACGCTTACTTTTGAAGGTAATTTTGGTATTTCTGAAAAATTATCTATGCAAGATGGAGATGTAGTTGTGCCAGTAGGAGCTAATTTTGCGCTTCGCTCAACTGCTACTAATACAGCATTGATATTTAATGCTTCACCTATCAATACTGTTCAAGGTAATGTAATTGCAGAAAGATACATTCCTCAATCTTCGACTATTCCTAGCTTTGGAGGTGGTGGATATGACGCTCAAGCATATCATTTGTTTTCTTCACCTTTTTCTGATGCAACTATTTCACAGTTTGGAGATGATATGAGTTTGGTTTTAAATACGGCTTATAATACAGCTCCAGAACCTGCTTTTGTACGTCCTTTTCCTAACTTTTTTCAGTTTGAAGAAACAAACAACAACGTAATAACTAGTGCGTATTACAATGCTTTTATTTCTAATTATAAAGTTCCTACCACTCCGAACTTGTTACCTGCAAAAGGTTATCAAGCTAATATTGCTACTCAACAAATTATTGATTTGAATGGAACATTGAATAATGGAACTCAATCTATTGGGGTTACAAATAGTGGTGGACAAGGTTATAATTTGATTGGAAATCCTTATCCTTCTCCTATTTCTTGGACTGCTTTATACAATTTGAATAATACGCTCTTGAGTTCTGAGGTACAGTTTGATATTCCTGTTAGTCAGTACAACGGAAATTTTGCAAGTTATACAGCTAGTGGAGTAAGCAATAATGGAGGTACAAATGAAATTGCTTCTATGCAAGGATTTTTTGTAAGAGCAAACACATCAGGAACAGTAAACATAGATAATTCGATTCGTTTAACAACAGATGCTCGTTTCTATAAAACTACAGGTATAGAAAACACTAAACAAGGTTTGATTCGTTTAGCGATTGAAAAAGGAGGAATGGCAGATGAAACAACTATTTACTTTCAAGAAGGAGCTACACCAAATTACGATAATGGATTTGATGCAGGTAAACTGCATAAAATGAACAGTAAATTTTCTACTCTTTATTCGTATAATGAAAATGAAGAACAAACAGAGTATTTTTCTATTAACGGTTTAGGTAATTTTGATAAAGAACAAAAACTTCCTTTAGCCATGAATATTGTAGTAGAAGGGGAATATCAAATTTCTCTGCGTACCTTAAAATATTTTCATTCTAGCCATGAAGTTTATTTATATGATTCACTTACCAATACTTTACACAATTTGCGTCAAGATGGAAATTATAAATTTAGTGTAAAAGCAGGAACAGAAATAAAACGTTTTGTTCTTTTATTTAAAGCAGATGCAAGTAAAGACTTCTTCAAAAATGAAAAAGTAGTAGTTTATCCAAATCCAACTTCAAATGAGTTTTCGTATAGCCTAAAAACAGAACGAGAAGGAAACTGTACTGTTCGTTTGTTTGATGCAACAGGAAAACTAATTATTGAAGAAAACAAAACCAAAGAAGGAGCATTTTTAGAAGGAACAATAAACTTACAAAATCAACCTCTAGGATTGTATTTACTTCAGGTTTCTGATTCTGAAAAGACAAGTACTGTACGTATTGTTAAAGAATAA
- a CDS encoding universal stress protein, with translation MQTIFVPLDFSENSLQALRHAIELAKTSESQIIVFHSYQPPQMGGGSFTGRKKLVTLGKQEAEDNMYKVVMRIKENEPNLDFEHLVVDGDPMQRILFYSEKYESDLIVMGTKGASGLNEVFLGSVAGKIINDASCPVVIVPEESQKGTYERIVYATSLIADDRGVLNYLKGLATDFKAKLQCIHIEKDGETNSKFESFAQEYKNESTENQQVEFKVVSKSDKDRVENTLLDYIEENPLTLLVMLRRERDFVQRIFGHSVTKKMAHHAESPLLIMKAADKMEF, from the coding sequence ATGCAAACTATATTTGTTCCCTTAGACTTTTCAGAAAACTCATTACAGGCTCTTCGTCATGCTATCGAACTAGCCAAAACATCAGAATCACAAATTATTGTTTTTCACTCTTATCAACCTCCTCAAATGGGTGGTGGAAGTTTTACAGGTAGAAAAAAATTGGTTACTCTTGGAAAACAAGAAGCTGAAGATAATATGTATAAAGTAGTGATGCGCATAAAAGAAAATGAACCTAATTTAGATTTCGAACATTTGGTGGTTGATGGTGACCCTATGCAGCGTATTCTTTTCTATTCAGAAAAATATGAATCTGATTTGATTGTTATGGGAACAAAAGGTGCTAGTGGATTAAATGAAGTGTTTTTGGGTAGTGTTGCTGGTAAAATTATTAATGATGCGTCTTGTCCTGTAGTTATTGTTCCAGAAGAAAGTCAAAAAGGAACATACGAAAGAATAGTTTATGCCACTTCTCTTATTGCAGATGATAGAGGAGTTTTAAATTATTTGAAAGGATTAGCTACAGATTTCAAAGCAAAACTACAATGTATCCATATAGAAAAAGATGGTGAAACAAACTCAAAGTTCGAAAGTTTTGCACAAGAATATAAAAATGAAAGTACAGAAAATCAGCAAGTAGAATTTAAAGTTGTTTCTAAAAGCGATAAAGATAGAGTAGAAAATACGTTATTAGACTATATAGAAGAAAATCCTCTTACTCTATTGGTAATGCTTCGTCGTGAGCGTGATTTTGTACAGCGTATTTTTGGTCATAGTGTTACCAAAAAAATGGCACACCATGCAGAAAGTCCTCTTTTAATTATGAAAGCTGCTGATAAAATGGAATTTTAA
- the pnuC gene encoding nicotinamide riboside transporter PnuC, with amino-acid sequence MEQLLESFLTYFFSHKLELFASLTGLVCVWLNTRNNHWGWFFGILSVVPYIYIFLEAGLYGDSILSAFYFVVSIWGWYHWLFGGKEKVKKSTNLSSESSILDKDVVTEELNAKNFYDTQRKEESRELPITYMPIKFWIISMIVGIAGVFGFGAWFSTLPNASVPYLDAFTTSFSVVAQFHLAKRWIENWIFWFVIDAFCVGIYYYKGLYFTTGLYAVFLILATLGYFEWKKQMTK; translated from the coding sequence TTGGAACAACTCCTAGAATCTTTTCTGACCTATTTTTTTTCTCACAAACTAGAGCTTTTTGCTTCTCTTACAGGGCTTGTCTGTGTTTGGCTCAATACTAGAAATAATCATTGGGGTTGGTTTTTTGGTATTCTGAGTGTTGTTCCGTATATCTATATTTTTCTTGAGGCTGGTTTGTATGGAGATTCTATTTTAAGTGCCTTTTATTTTGTAGTTAGCATTTGGGGTTGGTATCATTGGCTTTTTGGTGGAAAAGAGAAAGTAAAAAAGTCTACTAATTTATCCTCAGAATCTTCAATTTTAGATAAAGATGTTGTAACAGAAGAACTAAATGCTAAAAACTTCTATGATACACAAAGAAAAGAAGAAAGTAGAGAGCTTCCCATTACTTATATGCCTATCAAATTTTGGATAATTAGTATGATAGTTGGTATTGCAGGAGTTTTTGGTTTTGGAGCTTGGTTTTCAACTTTACCCAATGCTTCTGTGCCTTACCTAGATGCTTTTACTACTTCTTTTAGTGTAGTAGCACAATTTCATCTTGCCAAACGTTGGATAGAAAACTGGATTTTTTGGTTTGTTATTGATGCCTTTTGTGTAGGGATTTATTATTACAAAGGACTTTATTTTACAACAGGATTATATGCTGTATTTTTAATTTTGGCTACTTTAGGATATTTTGAATGGAAAAAACAAATGACTAAATAA
- the upp gene encoding uracil phosphoribosyltransferase gives MNTVFSLTNNSSIAHYFMSNLRDTNLQAHKGNFRQNLKKIGYLLAYEISKKLSYQEINLKTGLGEKQTKKLTEFPVLIPILRAGLPLYEGFAEFFEQSDSGFVGAYRGEYKQDLQNKLNQYDFDIDLLYTACPNLENKTVILIDPMLATGKSLIKTYQELSKQKGMPKQLHIASVIASEEGIKNVKTELPKANLWIGDIDEKLDKKSYIIPGLGDAGDLSFGEKV, from the coding sequence ATGAATACAGTTTTTAGTCTTACAAACAATTCTTCCATTGCTCATTATTTTATGAGTAATTTGAGAGATACAAACCTGCAAGCTCACAAAGGAAACTTTCGTCAAAACCTAAAAAAAATAGGTTATTTACTTGCTTACGAAATTTCAAAAAAACTTTCTTATCAAGAGATAAATTTAAAAACAGGATTAGGCGAAAAACAAACTAAAAAACTAACAGAGTTTCCTGTCTTGATTCCAATTTTACGTGCTGGTTTGCCTCTTTATGAAGGTTTTGCAGAATTTTTTGAGCAATCTGATAGTGGTTTTGTAGGAGCTTATAGAGGAGAGTATAAACAAGATTTGCAAAACAAACTCAATCAATACGATTTTGATATAGACTTGCTCTATACAGCTTGTCCTAATTTGGAAAACAAAACAGTTATTCTGATTGATCCAATGCTTGCCACAGGAAAATCTCTAATCAAAACCTATCAAGAGCTTTCTAAGCAAAAAGGAATGCCAAAGCAATTGCATATTGCTTCTGTTATTGCAAGCGAAGAAGGTATAAAAAATGTAAAAACAGAATTACCAAAAGCTAACTTATGGATAGGAGATATTGATGAAAAACTAGACAAAAAATCCTACATCATACCAGGTTTGGGAGATGCAGGAGATTTATCTTTTGGAGAGAAGGTATAA
- the kdsB gene encoding 3-deoxy-manno-octulosonate cytidylyltransferase — translation MKIIAIIPARYASSRFPAKVLADINGKTMIERVFNQAKKATKLNDVFIATDNQLVFDKVKEFTQNVLMTDSSHISGTDRIAEAALLLEKNKVEFDFIINIQGDEPFIQPKQIDSLAEILIENNAVQLATLVSQIKDSETLFDTNVVKAIFDVNHKAIYFSRNPIPFVRNEDKKQKDAWLSAHTFYRHIGMYAYQKEVLQQITKLQPSKLELAESLEQLRWIENNFSIQVAITPFESIGIDTPEDLKKAISSKN, via the coding sequence ATGAAAATTATTGCTATTATTCCTGCTCGTTATGCTTCTAGTCGTTTTCCTGCTAAAGTTTTGGCTGATATCAATGGAAAAACAATGATTGAACGTGTTTTTAATCAAGCTAAAAAGGCTACAAAACTCAATGATGTTTTTATTGCTACTGATAATCAACTTGTTTTTGATAAAGTGAAAGAGTTTACTCAAAATGTTTTGATGACAGATTCAAGTCATATTTCAGGAACAGACAGAATTGCAGAAGCTGCACTTCTTTTAGAAAAAAACAAAGTAGAGTTTGATTTTATCATTAATATTCAAGGTGATGAGCCTTTCATTCAACCAAAACAAATAGATAGTTTAGCTGAAATTTTGATAGAAAATAATGCTGTACAATTGGCAACTTTAGTAAGTCAAATAAAAGACTCTGAAACGCTTTTTGATACAAATGTAGTGAAGGCAATTTTTGATGTAAATCATAAAGCTATCTATTTTAGTAGAAATCCTATTCCTTTTGTAAGAAATGAAGACAAAAAACAAAAAGATGCTTGGCTTTCAGCACACACATTTTATCGTCATATAGGAATGTATGCTTATCAAAAAGAAGTTTTACAACAAATTACAAAGCTACAACCCTCAAAGTTAGAACTAGCAGAGTCTTTAGAACAATTGAGATGGATAGAAAATAATTTTTCTATTCAAGTAGCTATTACGCCTTTTGAAAGTATAGGAATTGATACACCAGAAGATTTAAAAAAAGCAATTTCTAGTAAAAACTAA
- the polA gene encoding DNA polymerase I, which yields MLSTPDAPKKLFLLDAMALIYRAHFAFSKNPRMTSTGIDTGAILGFTNSIWDILQNEKPTHIGIAFDTSKPTFRHEQFEAYKAHREKQPEAITLSKPFINRLLEGLNIPILKMDGFEADDIVGTLAKKAAREGFEVYMVTIDKDYAQLVEEKIFFYKVAYAGRNPAEIWGIKEVCDRWELENPMQLTDILGLQGDASDNIPGIPGIGEKTAIKLLKLYNSVEGIIENVDKLKGKQKENVINFAQQGILSKELATIKIDVPIEFDAKALEYDDVKDITEKNKGLLSALFDELEFRTLKRKILNEESAKSFSPKTGAKVGSSSLSKTISENKKAATDQMDLFGSPKNNEQPVQKVAKKSNLTPEEAKAALEQLPFIFTEKELDKAENTTAKPSQIAQELEIQEATSIKLDTLFTVKHDYHLIDTKEKREHLIEFLLLQDEISVDTETDNLDVIEANIVGFSVAYKAFEAFYIPVLGSDEERKEILNEFRSILENPKIIKIGQNIKYDYQIFYKYGIKLKGQFFDTMLAHYLLEPELRHNMDYLAQTILNYKTISYDEIVGTGKKAKTMAEFEPKEILNYAAEDADITLRLKEKLHFELEKEENKGLKSVFYDIETPLISVLAKIEMNGMNIDTEALSEFSTELGKEVEVLEKEIYAIAGEEFNIASPKQLGEILFDEEKLNLTPKPKLTAKSKQYKTDESILVKLAEKYPIAAKIVDYRQLQKLKSTYVDALPLLLSPKDNKVHTSFNQAVTVTGRLSSTNPNLQNIPIRTERGREVRKAFVASDENHVLLAIDYSQIELRLMASFAEDPTMIEAFRNQRDIHTATAAKIFKVGIDEVTSEMRRSAKTANFGIIYGVSAMGLGQRLNIKTTEAKKLIDSYFAEFSSIKNYMDKIINEARDNESVQTLLGRKRPLRDINSRNMTQRGFAERNAVNMPIQGTAADIIKLAMVKVQEYLEENNLQTKMILQVHDELVFDVPKSELETVKPKIMEIMSKTYQIDVPLDVEAGIGQNWLEAH from the coding sequence ATGCTTTCGACTCCCGACGCTCCCAAAAAATTATTTCTCTTAGATGCAATGGCTCTCATTTATAGAGCGCATTTTGCCTTTAGTAAAAATCCTAGAATGACTTCTACAGGAATTGATACAGGCGCAATTTTAGGATTTACAAATTCTATTTGGGATATTCTTCAAAATGAAAAACCTACTCATATTGGCATTGCTTTCGATACTTCGAAGCCTACTTTTCGCCACGAACAGTTTGAAGCCTACAAAGCACACCGAGAAAAACAACCAGAAGCCATTACACTTTCTAAGCCTTTTATTAATCGTTTGTTGGAAGGTTTGAATATTCCTATTTTAAAAATGGATGGGTTTGAAGCTGATGATATTGTCGGAACGCTTGCAAAAAAAGCAGCTAGAGAAGGCTTTGAAGTATATATGGTTACGATTGATAAAGATTATGCACAGCTTGTTGAGGAAAAAATATTCTTCTATAAAGTAGCTTATGCTGGTCGTAATCCTGCCGAAATTTGGGGAATAAAAGAAGTTTGTGACCGTTGGGAATTAGAAAACCCAATGCAACTGACAGATATTTTGGGATTACAAGGAGATGCTTCTGATAATATTCCAGGGATTCCAGGGATTGGAGAAAAAACGGCTATCAAACTTTTGAAATTATACAATAGTGTAGAAGGAATTATCGAAAATGTAGATAAGCTAAAAGGAAAACAAAAAGAAAATGTTATTAATTTTGCTCAGCAAGGTATTTTATCAAAAGAATTAGCGACAATAAAAATTGATGTTCCGATAGAGTTTGATGCAAAGGCATTGGAATATGACGACGTAAAAGATATTACAGAAAAAAACAAAGGACTTTTATCAGCTCTTTTTGATGAATTAGAATTCAGAACATTGAAACGAAAAATTCTGAATGAAGAATCTGCAAAATCATTTTCTCCAAAAACAGGTGCAAAAGTAGGTTCATCTTCACTCAGCAAGACAATAAGCGAAAACAAAAAAGCAGCAACTGACCAAATGGATTTGTTTGGAAGTCCAAAAAATAATGAGCAACCAGTTCAAAAAGTTGCAAAAAAATCAAATCTAACTCCAGAAGAAGCAAAAGCTGCTTTAGAACAATTGCCTTTTATTTTTACAGAAAAAGAATTAGATAAAGCAGAAAATACAACTGCAAAACCGTCTCAAATTGCTCAAGAATTAGAAATTCAAGAAGCTACTTCTATAAAATTAGATACACTCTTTACAGTCAAACACGATTATCACTTAATTGATACTAAAGAAAAACGAGAACATTTAATCGAATTTCTTTTACTTCAAGATGAAATTTCTGTCGATACAGAAACTGATAATTTGGATGTCATTGAAGCAAATATTGTTGGTTTTTCAGTGGCTTATAAAGCATTTGAAGCCTTTTATATTCCTGTTTTGGGAAGTGATGAAGAACGAAAAGAAATTTTGAATGAATTTAGAAGCATTTTAGAAAATCCTAAAATCATAAAAATAGGACAAAATATAAAGTATGATTATCAGATTTTTTATAAATATGGAATTAAGCTAAAAGGGCAATTTTTTGACACCATGTTGGCGCATTATTTATTAGAGCCTGAACTTCGTCATAATATGGATTATTTGGCGCAAACTATCCTTAATTACAAAACTATTTCTTATGATGAAATTGTAGGAACTGGCAAAAAAGCCAAAACAATGGCAGAATTTGAGCCAAAAGAAATTCTGAATTATGCAGCCGAGGATGCAGATATTACACTCAGACTTAAAGAAAAACTACATTTCGAACTAGAAAAAGAAGAAAATAAAGGTCTAAAATCTGTTTTTTACGATATAGAAACTCCATTAATTTCTGTTTTGGCAAAAATTGAAATGAACGGAATGAACATTGATACAGAAGCATTAAGTGAGTTTTCAACAGAGCTAGGAAAAGAAGTTGAGGTTTTAGAAAAAGAAATCTATGCAATAGCAGGGGAAGAGTTTAATATTGCATCTCCAAAACAGTTAGGAGAAATTTTATTTGATGAAGAAAAATTAAATCTTACTCCAAAACCAAAACTAACAGCAAAAAGCAAACAGTACAAAACAGACGAAAGTATTTTGGTAAAACTTGCCGAAAAGTATCCTATTGCTGCCAAAATTGTAGATTATCGCCAACTTCAAAAACTCAAATCTACTTACGTTGATGCTTTGCCTTTGCTGCTTTCTCCAAAAGATAATAAAGTTCATACTTCATTTAATCAAGCTGTTACAGTTACAGGAAGACTTAGTTCGACAAATCCAAACCTTCAAAATATTCCTATTCGTACAGAAAGAGGACGAGAAGTAAGGAAAGCATTTGTTGCTTCTGATGAAAACCATGTTCTTTTAGCTATTGATTATTCTCAAATCGAACTTAGATTAATGGCTTCTTTTGCAGAAGACCCAACAATGATTGAGGCTTTTAGAAATCAAAGAGATATTCATACAGCCACAGCAGCCAAAATTTTTAAAGTGGGAATAGATGAAGTAACTTCCGAAATGCGTCGTTCTGCCAAAACTGCCAATTTTGGAATTATTTATGGAGTTTCAGCAATGGGATTAGGTCAGCGTTTGAATATCAAAACCACAGAAGCAAAGAAACTAATTGATTCTTATTTTGCAGAATTTTCTTCTATCAAAAACTATATGGATAAAATTATCAATGAAGCTAGAGATAATGAATCTGTACAGACACTTTTAGGTAGAAAACGTCCACTTCGTGATATAAATTCAAGAAATATGACACAGCGAGGTTTTGCAGAACGAAATGCTGTAAATATGCCAATACAAGGAACAGCAGCCGATATTATCAAATTAGCTATGGTAAAAGTACAGGAATATTTGGAAGAAAATAACCTTCAAACAAAGATGATTTTGCAAGTGCATGACGAACTTGTTTTTGATGTTCCAAAGTCAGAATTAGAAACTGTCAAGCCAAAAATTATGGAAATAATGAGCAAAACCTATCAAATTGATGTTCCTTTGGATGTAGAAGCTGGAATTGGTCAGAATTGGCTGGAAGCGCATTAA
- a CDS encoding cytochrome c: MNTFSKNITIYILVITTGVVFISSLIDTIEESIFKMEYFTNMEEGIYGKLDSLNLKQEKLVKIGQELFEENCLRCHSVNEKVIGSALVGVENRWESKKQLIQFIKNSKDMIKKNSHTPHVYKEYGQVMPNYDFLDDEQVKAILFYIKYQSGEKVYIKL, from the coding sequence ATGAACACATTTAGTAAAAACATAACAATTTATATTCTTGTAATTACAACAGGAGTAGTTTTTATCTCTTCTTTGATAGATACTATTGAAGAAAGTATATTCAAGATGGAGTACTTTACTAACATGGAGGAAGGAATATACGGGAAACTAGATTCTTTAAATCTTAAACAAGAAAAATTAGTAAAAATAGGTCAAGAACTTTTTGAAGAAAACTGTCTTCGATGTCACTCTGTCAATGAAAAGGTTATAGGGTCTGCACTTGTTGGAGTAGAAAATCGTTGGGAAAGTAAGAAACAATTAATACAGTTCATTAAAAATTCTAAAGACATGATTAAGAAAAATTCACACACTCCACACGTATACAAAGAGTATGGACAAGTAATGCCAAATTATGATTTTTTGGATGATGAGCAAGTTAAAGCAATTTTGTTCTATATAAAATATCAGTCTGGAGAAAAAGTATATATCAAATTATAG
- a CDS encoding HAMP domain-containing sensor histidine kinase translates to MLSLNQSPSKLKWIVILFASLIGLASLYYTNELVDSLAQREQEQIDLVAKAQELVVQVEDSLMLNFLVTSILQGNQSIPMIIADGEGNPSESRNIDFKKNATEEEKNKILRLHLTSMKESHPPIEVKVSEEWKYYIFYENSTLLTQLKYFPYAQLSLITAFLIFAYFLFSSSRRAEQNRVWVGLAKETAHQLGTPLSALMAWVEYFRADQSVEEDILQEIEKDIARLTMITGRFSSIGSIPDLSSENVLEVVEGVTEYLKKRISNKVKLTIRANKDAKLYAQINKPLFEWVIENICKNAVDAMTEKGGKGSITLFFSSNRSQKQLILDITDTGKGIPQSQIKTVFRPGFTTKKRGWGLGLTLARRIVEQYHNGKISVLKSEVGKGTTFRIILRTSD, encoded by the coding sequence ATGCTTTCTCTCAATCAATCTCCTTCCAAACTCAAATGGATTGTTATTCTTTTTGCCTCTCTTATTGGTTTGGCTTCTCTTTATTATACTAATGAACTTGTAGATAGTTTGGCTCAGCGTGAACAAGAACAGATTGATTTGGTAGCAAAAGCACAGGAGCTAGTAGTGCAAGTGGAAGACAGTCTAATGCTTAACTTTCTAGTAACCAGTATTTTACAAGGCAATCAATCTATTCCTATGATTATTGCAGATGGGGAAGGCAATCCAAGTGAATCAAGAAATATTGATTTTAAGAAAAATGCTACAGAAGAAGAAAAAAATAAAATTTTAAGACTACATTTGACTTCCATGAAAGAATCTCATCCCCCTATCGAAGTAAAAGTTTCGGAAGAGTGGAAATATTATATCTTCTATGAAAATTCAACCCTTCTGACTCAGCTCAAATATTTTCCATACGCTCAACTTTCCCTTATTACAGCTTTTTTGATTTTTGCCTATTTTTTATTTAGCTCTTCTAGACGAGCTGAGCAAAATCGGGTTTGGGTAGGTCTTGCCAAAGAAACTGCACACCAGCTTGGCACTCCACTTTCTGCACTCATGGCGTGGGTAGAATATTTTAGAGCAGACCAAAGTGTAGAAGAAGATATTTTACAGGAAATAGAAAAAGATATTGCAAGACTTACTATGATAACAGGGCGTTTTTCAAGTATTGGTTCTATACCAGATTTAAGCTCTGAAAATGTATTAGAAGTAGTTGAAGGAGTGACTGAATATCTCAAAAAAAGAATATCTAACAAAGTAAAGCTAACAATCAGAGCCAACAAAGATGCAAAACTATACGCTCAAATCAATAAACCTCTTTTTGAATGGGTCATTGAAAATATTTGTAAAAATGCTGTGGATGCTATGACTGAAAAAGGAGGAAAAGGAAGCATCACTTTATTTTTCTCTTCAAACAGAAGCCAAAAGCAACTTATTTTAGATATAACAGATACAGGAAAAGGAATTCCACAAAGTCAAATCAAAACAGTTTTTAGACCTGGATTTACTACCAAAAAAAGAGGTTGGGGTTTAGGACTTACATTAGCACGAAGAATTGTAGAACAATATCATAACGGAAAAATAAGCGTCTTAAAGTCAGAAGTGGGGAAAGGAACAACTTTCAGGATTATTTTAAGAACAAGTGATTAA